One Paraburkholderia kururiensis DNA window includes the following coding sequences:
- a CDS encoding PLP-dependent aminotransferase family protein — MSVPLDQIPAPHDAATLTLVDQLVQWGRRRIEERVFRPGMRMPSIRKLALDKGVSRFTVVEAYERLVAQGYLDSRRGSGFYVRERLIAPVAGERRAAGGGAANAANVMDAGPAPSTIDVVWLLRNMLHTSTRPEKGPGLGYLPNRWLNGELIAGALRSLGRQSGGQLLGFGTPQGFLPLRQQLQTRLEELEIGASPEQIVLVSGITQAIDLLARLYVQPGDTVVVGDPAWFQMFGRFVSQGARLVGMPYTPEGPDLDALETLVQTWRPRMLVVNSVLQNPTGTSLTAAQAFRILRLAEEYDFIVVEDDIYGDLCPPGYPATRLASLDQLRRVIYLGSYSKTLAANLRVGFVAAALPVTRAVTDQKMLVGMTTPELNERVLYKVLTEGHYRRHVERLRARLDGVRDKAARMLEKTGLRLFSAPGAGMFLWADTGVDSDALAAAGHEAGFLFTPGSLFSPNQSPSTWMRFNVANCGDPALPAFLNRYLESVVRRAS, encoded by the coding sequence ATGTCCGTCCCGCTCGACCAGATTCCCGCGCCGCACGACGCGGCCACGCTCACGCTCGTCGACCAGCTCGTGCAGTGGGGCCGCCGCCGCATCGAGGAACGCGTGTTCCGGCCGGGCATGCGCATGCCTTCCATCCGCAAGCTGGCGCTCGACAAGGGCGTTTCGCGCTTCACCGTGGTGGAAGCATACGAGCGGCTCGTCGCCCAGGGCTATCTGGATTCGCGGCGCGGCTCGGGGTTCTACGTGCGCGAACGGCTCATCGCGCCGGTGGCGGGCGAACGCCGCGCCGCGGGCGGCGGAGCCGCGAACGCGGCGAACGTAATGGATGCCGGCCCCGCGCCGAGCACCATCGATGTGGTTTGGCTCCTGCGTAACATGCTGCACACCTCGACGCGGCCCGAGAAGGGGCCGGGTCTCGGCTACCTGCCCAACCGCTGGCTGAACGGCGAACTGATTGCGGGCGCGCTGCGTTCGCTCGGCCGTCAGAGCGGCGGCCAGCTGCTCGGTTTCGGCACGCCGCAAGGCTTTCTGCCGCTGCGCCAGCAGTTGCAGACGCGGCTCGAGGAACTGGAGATCGGCGCGTCGCCGGAACAGATCGTGCTGGTCTCCGGCATTACCCAGGCCATCGATCTGCTCGCGCGCCTCTACGTGCAGCCCGGCGACACGGTTGTGGTGGGCGACCCGGCGTGGTTCCAGATGTTCGGCCGCTTCGTTTCGCAAGGCGCGCGGCTGGTCGGCATGCCGTACACGCCGGAAGGGCCGGACCTCGACGCGCTCGAAACGCTGGTGCAGACCTGGCGGCCGCGCATGCTCGTCGTGAATTCGGTGCTGCAGAACCCCACGGGCACGTCGCTTACCGCGGCGCAGGCGTTCCGCATTCTGCGTCTGGCCGAAGAGTACGACTTCATCGTGGTGGAAGACGACATCTACGGCGACCTGTGCCCGCCGGGCTATCCGGCCACGCGGCTCGCCAGTCTCGACCAGTTGCGGCGCGTGATTTACCTCGGCAGCTATTCGAAGACGCTCGCGGCAAATCTGCGCGTGGGTTTCGTCGCCGCCGCGCTGCCGGTGACGAGAGCCGTGACCGACCAGAAGATGCTGGTGGGCATGACGACGCCCGAACTGAACGAGCGCGTGCTGTACAAAGTGCTGACCGAAGGGCACTACCGGCGCCACGTGGAGCGCCTGCGTGCGCGGCTGGACGGCGTGCGCGACAAGGCCGCCCGGATGCTCGAGAAGACCGGACTGCGGCTCTTCTCGGCGCCGGGCGCGGGCATGTTCCTGTGGGCCGACACCGGCGTGGATTCCGACGCGCTCGCCGCGGCCGGGCACGAGGCCGGCTTCCTGTTCACGCCGGGCAGCCTGTTCTCGCCGAACCAGTCGCCCTCCACCTGGATGCGCTTCAACGTCGCCAATTGCGGCGACCCGGCGTTGCCCGCATTCCTCAATCGCTATCTGGAAAGCGTGGTGCGCCGGGCCTCTTGA
- the htpG gene encoding molecular chaperone HtpG, with product MAQETMSFQAEVKQLLQLMIHSLYSNKEIFLRELISNASDAADKLRFEAIADSALYEDDPNLRIRVSYDKAARTVTIDDNGIGMSRDEAISHLGTIARSGTKEFFSKLSGDQQKDAALIGQFGVGFYSGFIVADRITVETRRAGLPASEGVRWESAGEGDFAVETIERKPRGTTITLHLREGEDDLLSTFKLKSIIQKYSDHVALPILMKKEEWDAEKSEMVTKDEDETVNQASALWTRPKSEITDEQYTQFYQHLSHDHQDPLTWTHNRVEGRSEYTQLLYVPAHAPFDLWNRDHRGGLKLYVKRVFIMDDAEQLLPAYLRFVKGVVDSSDLPLNVSREILQESRDVKAIREGVTKRALSMLEELANAETDEGKAKYATFWKEFGQVLKEGIGEDFANRERIAKLARFASTHNDSAEQNVSLADYVARMKPEQTKIYYVTADTWQAAKSSPHLEVFRKKGIEVLLLTDRVDEWMLSFLTEFDGKPLQSVARGDLDLGALDDEEKKQQEKVSDELKPLVEKMKEALKDKAKDVRLTFRLTDSPSCLVADEGEMSGYLQRMLKAAGQQAPMFHPILEVNPEHALVKALRTDSADFDDWCHLLFDQALLAEGGALDDPAAFVKRTNALLIARAG from the coding sequence ATGGCACAAGAAACCATGAGCTTTCAGGCAGAAGTGAAGCAGCTTCTGCAACTGATGATCCATTCGCTGTACAGCAACAAGGAGATCTTTCTTCGCGAGCTGATCTCGAACGCTTCGGACGCGGCGGACAAGCTGCGCTTCGAAGCCATCGCCGACAGCGCGCTTTACGAAGACGATCCGAACCTGCGCATCCGCGTCTCGTACGACAAGGCGGCGCGCACCGTCACCATCGACGACAACGGCATCGGCATGAGCCGCGACGAGGCGATCTCGCACCTCGGCACCATCGCGCGCTCGGGCACCAAGGAATTCTTCAGCAAGCTCTCGGGCGACCAGCAGAAAGACGCGGCGCTGATCGGCCAGTTCGGCGTGGGCTTCTATTCGGGCTTCATCGTGGCCGACCGCATCACCGTGGAAACGCGCCGCGCCGGTCTGCCGGCTTCCGAAGGCGTGCGCTGGGAAAGCGCGGGTGAGGGCGACTTCGCGGTGGAGACCATCGAGCGCAAGCCACGCGGCACGACCATCACGCTGCATCTGCGCGAAGGCGAGGACGACCTGCTCTCCACCTTCAAGCTCAAGTCGATCATCCAGAAATACTCGGATCACGTCGCGCTGCCCATCCTCATGAAGAAGGAGGAATGGGACGCCGAAAAGAGCGAGATGGTCACGAAGGACGAAGACGAAACGGTCAACCAGGCAAGCGCGCTGTGGACCCGTCCGAAGAGCGAGATCACCGACGAGCAGTACACGCAGTTCTATCAGCACCTCTCGCACGACCATCAGGACCCGCTCACGTGGACGCACAACCGCGTGGAAGGCCGCAGCGAATACACGCAGCTGCTCTACGTGCCCGCGCATGCGCCGTTCGATCTCTGGAACCGCGACCATCGCGGCGGCCTGAAGCTCTACGTGAAGCGCGTGTTCATCATGGACGACGCCGAGCAACTGCTGCCGGCCTACCTGCGCTTCGTGAAGGGCGTGGTGGATTCGAGCGACCTGCCGCTCAACGTGTCGCGCGAAATTCTCCAGGAAAGCCGCGACGTGAAGGCGATTCGCGAAGGCGTCACGAAGCGCGCGCTGTCCATGCTCGAAGAACTGGCGAACGCCGAGACCGATGAAGGCAAGGCGAAGTACGCCACCTTCTGGAAGGAGTTCGGCCAGGTGCTGAAGGAAGGCATCGGCGAAGACTTCGCGAACCGCGAGCGCATCGCGAAGCTCGCGCGCTTCGCTTCGACGCACAACGATTCGGCCGAGCAGAACGTGTCGCTGGCCGACTACGTGGCACGCATGAAGCCCGAGCAGACGAAGATCTACTACGTCACCGCGGACACGTGGCAGGCCGCAAAGAGCAGCCCGCACCTCGAGGTGTTCCGCAAGAAGGGCATCGAAGTACTGCTGCTCACCGACCGCGTGGACGAATGGATGCTCTCGTTCCTCACCGAGTTCGACGGCAAGCCGCTGCAAAGCGTGGCGCGCGGCGACCTCGACCTGGGCGCGCTCGACGACGAGGAAAAGAAGCAGCAGGAGAAGGTTTCCGACGAACTCAAGCCGCTCGTCGAGAAGATGAAAGAGGCGCTCAAGGACAAGGCCAAGGACGTGCGCCTCACGTTCCGCCTGACCGATTCGCCGTCGTGCCTCGTGGCCGACGAGGGCGAGATGAGCGGCTACCTGCAGCGCATGCTGAAGGCGGCGGGCCAGCAGGCGCCCATGTTCCATCCCATCCTCGAAGTGAACCCGGAGCATGCGCTCGTGAAGGCGCTGCGCACCGACAGCGCGGACTTCGACGACTGGTGCCATCTGCTCTTCGATCAGGCGCTGCTCGCCGAGGGCGGCGCGCTGGACGATCCGGCGGCCTTCGTGAAGCGCACGAATGCGCTGTTGATCGCGCGGGCGGGGTAA
- a CDS encoding chorismate--pyruvate lyase family protein, with translation MVIRFDAADAHWRVAPMPGFTSHQKDWLTRGGSLTAHLRTLGPVAVRVTREAVALPWADEHGPLGLAPRAPVWVREVVLAVDGVPFVAAHSVAPLAASIGVWQAMRRLRTRPLAELLYSDSSVARSALVSRRVNARHPLYRLAAALGGEEKRPHALVARRSVFTRYGAPLMVTECMLPALWAHLDAMTAAVSRGAHSLRGRGPLDHVASRAHTAHGWHAADVRPASNEGVAQRRRGAMEAPLGRPRS, from the coding sequence ATGGTTATCCGTTTCGATGCTGCCGACGCGCACTGGCGCGTCGCGCCCATGCCCGGCTTCACATCCCATCAGAAAGATTGGCTCACGCGCGGTGGCTCGCTCACCGCGCATCTGCGCACGCTCGGGCCGGTCGCGGTGCGCGTGACGCGCGAGGCCGTGGCGTTGCCGTGGGCCGACGAGCATGGTCCGCTGGGGCTCGCGCCGCGTGCGCCCGTGTGGGTGCGCGAGGTCGTGCTGGCCGTGGACGGTGTGCCGTTCGTCGCGGCACACAGCGTTGCACCGCTCGCAGCGAGCATCGGCGTGTGGCAGGCCATGCGGCGGCTGCGCACGCGGCCGCTCGCCGAACTGCTCTACAGCGACAGCAGCGTGGCGCGCTCGGCGCTCGTGAGCCGGCGCGTGAATGCGCGGCATCCGCTCTATCGGCTGGCTGCGGCGCTGGGCGGCGAAGAGAAGCGGCCGCACGCGCTGGTGGCACGGCGCTCCGTCTTCACGCGATACGGCGCGCCGCTCATGGTGACCGAATGCATGCTGCCGGCGCTGTGGGCGCACCTCGATGCGATGACGGCCGCTGTCTCGCGCGGCGCGCATTCGTTGCGCGGGCGTGGTCCGCTCGATCATGTCGCTTCGCGCGCGCATACGGCACATGGATGGCATGCGGCTGATGTACGGCCCGCGAGCAATGAAGGCGTCGCGCAGAGGCGTCGCGGCGCGATGGAGGCGCCGCTTGGGCGCCCGCGCTCTTGA
- a CDS encoding DNA-deoxyinosine glycosylase: protein MSLKRCFAPVVDSNTRLLILGSLPGEMSLAQGQYYAHKQNRFWHLIGDVIGEPLPGMDYEARLQALLDHRVGLWDVIAKARREGSLDSRIRDHATNDLAALVAGLPNLVAVAFNGGTAAKIGMQALAESRLSLDLVRLPSSSPAYAAVPYAEKLKAWEALRTWLE from the coding sequence ATGTCACTGAAACGCTGCTTTGCGCCCGTCGTGGACAGCAATACGCGGCTCCTGATACTCGGCAGCCTGCCCGGCGAGATGTCGCTCGCGCAAGGGCAGTACTACGCGCACAAGCAGAATCGGTTTTGGCACCTGATCGGCGATGTGATTGGGGAGCCGCTGCCCGGCATGGACTATGAGGCGCGGCTGCAGGCACTCCTCGATCATCGCGTCGGGCTTTGGGATGTGATCGCGAAAGCGCGGCGAGAGGGCAGCCTGGACAGCCGGATTCGCGACCATGCGACGAACGATCTTGCCGCGCTCGTGGCCGGTCTGCCGAATCTTGTCGCTGTCGCGTTCAACGGCGGCACGGCCGCAAAGATCGGTATGCAGGCGCTGGCGGAGAGCCGCCTGTCGCTCGATCTCGTCAGGCTTCCCTCAAGCAGCCCCGCTTATGCAGCCGTTCCCTACGCCGAGAAGTTGAAGGCGTGGGAGGCGTTGCGGACGTGGTTGGAGTAA
- a CDS encoding tetratricopeptide repeat protein — translation MSIEERFAEAKARHLAGDLAAARELYHGILAIAPSNHEVTFRLGILALQTGQTDEALVWVGLARQQHPAEPRYCLGEGQILATLGRYEQAVRTYREALAHAPASIDAWFALASVLEASGDRAGAIGAYAALLELDAFHADTLNNLGNCYRQQGDIAQAEGAYRRALAAQPAHASALANLATLLQTRGHLDEAVALLRETVVAEPGVAAHRVNLGVALAEQREHAEATAVLEQARALDPQHADAAYNLASVLHAQGRREEARAHYLSAIALAPAHADAHNNLGNLFKELGDHEAAAAAFESAIRARPGFVAAYNNAGSLARALGRMDDAEARYRAALAADPRHSASWNNLGNVLKDTGALDEALDCYRRALDCDPHNVVAHSNLAYGLTFQTEDGYAVLDECKRFAARHEAPLLAGAPSHANRRDPHKRLRVGYVSADFRDHCQSLFTAPLFAHHDHEAFEIVCYSSVVRPDTFTQRIAGWADVWRDVRTLDDAQLAQTVRDDGIDILVDLTMHMADGRPLLFARQPAPVQVAWLAYPGTTGSRAIGYRLTDPWLDPAGDPHVDSQYSERSVRLPDSFWCYDPHSSVPPVEPSPQRPGEQFTFGCLNNPCKLTDRTLGMWAPVMRAVPEARLVLMAPSGQVRERLAARLAAHGIDMQRVVFRAFRPREQYLETYREIDLALDTFPYNGHTTSLDALWMGVPVVTRMGRSVVGRGGLSQLANLGLTELAASTDEQFVRLAVDLAHDTQRLATLRASLRPRMTQSPLMDGARFAANVERAYRQMWAQWCA, via the coding sequence ATGTCGATCGAAGAACGCTTTGCCGAGGCCAAGGCGCGACACCTGGCCGGCGATCTCGCCGCGGCGCGCGAGCTTTACCACGGCATTCTGGCCATTGCGCCTTCGAACCATGAAGTGACCTTCCGGTTGGGCATCCTGGCGCTACAGACGGGGCAGACCGACGAGGCGCTGGTATGGGTGGGGCTCGCGCGGCAGCAACATCCGGCCGAGCCGCGCTACTGCCTGGGCGAAGGGCAGATCCTCGCCACCCTGGGCCGCTACGAGCAGGCGGTGCGGACGTATCGCGAGGCGCTCGCGCATGCGCCGGCGAGTATCGACGCGTGGTTCGCGCTCGCCTCCGTGCTGGAAGCGTCCGGGGACCGGGCGGGAGCGATCGGGGCCTATGCCGCGCTGCTCGAACTCGATGCGTTCCACGCGGACACGCTCAACAATCTCGGCAACTGCTACCGGCAGCAGGGCGACATCGCGCAGGCCGAAGGGGCGTATCGACGCGCACTCGCCGCACAGCCTGCTCACGCGAGCGCGCTCGCCAATCTCGCCACGCTTCTTCAGACGCGCGGCCATCTGGACGAAGCTGTTGCGCTGTTGCGCGAGACGGTGGTTGCCGAGCCGGGCGTGGCGGCGCATCGCGTTAACCTGGGCGTGGCGCTCGCGGAACAACGCGAACACGCCGAAGCCACCGCAGTCCTCGAGCAGGCGCGCGCGCTCGATCCGCAGCATGCCGATGCCGCCTACAACCTCGCGAGCGTGCTGCACGCGCAAGGTCGACGCGAGGAGGCGCGTGCGCACTACCTCTCGGCCATCGCGCTCGCGCCCGCCCATGCCGACGCCCACAACAACCTCGGCAACCTATTCAAGGAACTGGGCGACCACGAGGCCGCGGCCGCGGCGTTCGAGTCGGCCATCCGCGCGCGGCCCGGCTTCGTTGCCGCGTACAACAACGCGGGCAGCCTCGCGCGCGCGCTCGGTCGCATGGACGACGCCGAGGCGCGCTACCGCGCGGCGCTCGCGGCGGACCCGCGTCATTCGGCAAGCTGGAACAATCTCGGGAACGTGCTGAAAGACACGGGCGCGCTGGACGAGGCTCTCGACTGCTATCGGCGGGCGCTCGACTGCGATCCGCATAACGTCGTGGCGCACAGCAACCTGGCGTACGGGCTCACGTTCCAGACCGAGGACGGCTATGCCGTGCTCGACGAGTGCAAACGCTTCGCCGCGCGTCACGAGGCACCGCTGCTCGCCGGCGCGCCAAGCCACGCGAATCGTCGCGATCCGCATAAGCGTCTGCGCGTCGGCTACGTGTCCGCGGATTTTCGCGATCATTGCCAGTCGCTCTTCACCGCGCCGCTTTTCGCGCATCACGATCACGAGGCGTTCGAGATCGTCTGCTATTCGAGCGTGGTGCGGCCCGACACCTTTACGCAGCGCATCGCCGGGTGGGCCGACGTCTGGCGCGACGTGCGCACGCTCGACGACGCGCAGCTCGCGCAAACCGTTCGCGACGACGGCATCGATATTCTCGTGGACCTCACGATGCACATGGCCGACGGCCGGCCGCTGCTGTTCGCGCGGCAACCCGCGCCGGTGCAGGTGGCGTGGCTGGCGTATCCGGGCACGACGGGCAGCCGGGCGATCGGGTACCGGCTGACGGACCCGTGGCTCGATCCGGCTGGCGACCCTCACGTAGACAGCCAATACAGCGAGCGCTCCGTGCGTCTGCCGGACTCGTTCTGGTGCTACGACCCGCACAGCTCGGTGCCGCCTGTCGAGCCTTCGCCGCAACGTCCGGGCGAACAGTTCACGTTCGGCTGCCTGAACAATCCCTGCAAGCTCACGGACCGCACGCTCGGCATGTGGGCGCCGGTCATGCGCGCCGTGCCCGAAGCGCGCCTCGTTCTGATGGCGCCGTCGGGCCAGGTGCGGGAGCGCCTCGCGGCGCGGCTTGCGGCGCACGGCATCGATATGCAGCGCGTGGTGTTCCGCGCTTTCCGTCCGCGCGAGCAGTATCTGGAGACGTATCGCGAAATCGATCTCGCGCTCGACACGTTCCCGTACAACGGCCACACGACGAGCCTCGACGCGCTGTGGATGGGGGTGCCGGTCGTCACGCGGATGGGCCGCTCGGTGGTGGGACGGGGTGGACTGAGTCAACTGGCAAACCTGGGGCTCACCGAACTCGCCGCTTCCACGGATGAGCAGTTCGTCCGGCTTGCCGTTGATCTGGCCCACGACACGCAACGGCTGGCGACGTTGCGCGCGAGCCTGCGGCCGCGTATGACGCAGTCGCCGCTGATGGACGGCGCGCGCTTCGCGGCGAATGTGGAGCGCGCGTATCGCCAGATGTGGGCGCAATGGTGCGCGTGA
- a CDS encoding spermidine synthase — MTTLIKRASAEARASRPARDSRDSGETRTGLAVAAPGPKAGNRHETARPKRMRRHGATSDAATDNAYLIEAPRKPRFAPVTFSEESGVRYLHFGTEWVQGAMRLSKPDVIELEYAEQMMAWLLFLGTPKRIVQLGLGAAALTKFAYRFLRPAKVEAVELNPAVVVAARTMFALPPDDARLTVHERDAWDFVNDRANHGTVGAMQIDVYDATARGPVLDSVGFYRAVRACLTEAGVVTINLFGDHPSFVRNMKHLKAAFDGRVVALPEVHEGNRIAIAFSGPALDVPYAQLEQRAKLIEAKLGLPARKWIKGLRESTGQTGASFAI; from the coding sequence ATGACCACGCTTATCAAACGCGCTTCCGCCGAGGCCCGCGCCTCTCGTCCTGCTCGTGACAGCCGCGACAGCGGCGAAACCCGCACTGGCCTCGCTGTCGCGGCTCCAGGCCCGAAAGCCGGCAACCGCCACGAGACCGCGCGCCCGAAGCGCATGCGGCGCCACGGCGCGACATCCGACGCTGCAACGGACAACGCGTACCTCATCGAGGCGCCGCGCAAGCCGCGCTTCGCCCCCGTCACGTTTTCCGAAGAGAGTGGCGTGCGTTACCTGCACTTCGGCACGGAGTGGGTGCAAGGCGCCATGCGCCTCAGCAAGCCCGACGTCATCGAACTGGAGTATGCCGAGCAGATGATGGCGTGGCTGTTGTTCCTGGGTACGCCGAAGCGGATCGTCCAGCTTGGGCTCGGCGCGGCGGCGCTGACGAAGTTCGCGTACCGCTTCCTGCGTCCCGCGAAAGTGGAAGCGGTGGAGCTGAATCCGGCCGTGGTGGTGGCCGCGCGCACCATGTTCGCGCTGCCGCCCGACGACGCGCGCCTCACCGTGCACGAGCGCGACGCGTGGGACTTCGTCAACGACCGCGCCAACCACGGCACCGTCGGGGCCATGCAGATCGACGTCTACGACGCCACGGCGCGTGGCCCCGTGCTCGACAGTGTCGGGTTCTATCGCGCGGTGCGGGCCTGCCTCACGGAGGCGGGCGTCGTGACCATCAACCTGTTCGGCGACCACCCGAGCTTCGTGCGCAACATGAAGCATCTGAAGGCCGCCTTCGATGGCCGCGTGGTTGCGTTGCCCGAAGTGCACGAAGGTAACCGGATCGCCATCGCGTTCTCCGGCCCGGCGCTCGACGTGCCGTACGCACAGCTGGAGCAGCGCGCGAAGCTGATCGAGGCGAAGCTCGGGCTGCCCGCGCGCAAGTGGATAAAGGGTCTGCGCGAATCGACGGGGCAGACGGGCGCGTCGTTTGCCATCTGA
- a CDS encoding DUF3311 domain-containing protein encodes MAHDADANKSRKAWLWLLVLPWLAMIWVPSYNKIEPTLWDFPFFYWYQLLWVLISAVITALVYHKTKSRKGSGTTGGAR; translated from the coding sequence ATGGCACACGACGCCGACGCGAACAAGTCACGCAAAGCGTGGCTCTGGTTGCTGGTGCTTCCCTGGCTCGCAATGATCTGGGTCCCCTCGTACAACAAGATCGAGCCCACGCTGTGGGATTTCCCGTTCTTCTACTGGTACCAGCTGCTGTGGGTGCTGATCAGCGCCGTGATCACCGCGCTCGTCTATCACAAGACCAAGTCCCGCAAGGGTAGCGGCACGACGGGAGGCGCACGATGA
- the mctP gene encoding monocarboxylate uptake permease MctP, with product MNLTATFVFVLFFIGVTILGFVAAHWRKGDLAHLDEWGLGGRRFGTIVTWFLLGGDLYTAYTFVAVPALVFGAGATGFFALPYTILIYPFAFVVFPKLWSIAKRHGYVTSADFVNARYGSRTLALAVAVTGIVATMPYIALQLVGIEVVIGALGFDTTGFVGDLPLIIAFAILAAYTYTSGLRAPAMIAIVKDLLIYVTIAVAIIVIPAQMGGFGHIFSAVPPAKLLLKAPDAASLNGFSAYATLAVGSALALFLYPHSVTAILSSSSGNTIRRNMAMLPAYSLVLGLLALLGYMALASGVKDMPEFAPYFKAFGPNFAVPALFLHFFPSWFVGVAFAAIGIGALVPAAIMSIAAANLYTRNIHKEFVNRNMTHEQETNVAKLVSLIVKVGAVAFILGLPLTYAIQLQLLGGIWIIQTLPAIVLGLYTRVLDYRGLLIGWAVGIVTGTWMAVSLKLASSIFTVHLFGMAIPGYAAVWSLIVNLVVAVVVSVLIHVAGVKKAEDRTRPEDYLDVVES from the coding sequence ATGAACCTCACTGCCACGTTCGTCTTCGTGCTGTTTTTCATCGGCGTCACTATCCTGGGCTTCGTTGCGGCGCACTGGCGCAAGGGCGACCTGGCGCATCTGGACGAGTGGGGTCTGGGCGGCCGCCGTTTCGGCACCATCGTGACCTGGTTCCTGCTGGGCGGCGATCTTTACACGGCCTACACGTTCGTCGCGGTGCCGGCGCTGGTGTTCGGCGCGGGGGCAACCGGCTTCTTCGCGCTGCCGTACACCATCCTGATCTACCCGTTTGCGTTCGTGGTGTTTCCGAAGCTCTGGAGCATCGCCAAGCGCCACGGCTACGTGACCTCGGCGGACTTCGTCAACGCGCGCTATGGCAGCCGCACGCTGGCGCTCGCGGTCGCCGTGACGGGCATCGTGGCGACCATGCCGTACATCGCGCTGCAACTGGTCGGTATCGAAGTGGTGATCGGCGCGCTCGGCTTCGACACGACAGGCTTCGTCGGCGACCTGCCGCTCATCATCGCGTTCGCGATTCTGGCGGCGTACACGTATACGTCGGGCCTGCGTGCGCCGGCGATGATCGCCATCGTCAAGGACCTGCTCATCTACGTCACGATCGCCGTTGCGATCATCGTGATTCCGGCGCAGATGGGCGGCTTCGGCCACATCTTCAGCGCGGTGCCGCCGGCCAAGCTGCTGCTGAAGGCGCCCGATGCCGCGAGCCTGAACGGCTTCAGCGCCTATGCCACGCTCGCCGTGGGTTCGGCGCTGGCGCTGTTCCTGTACCCGCACTCCGTGACGGCGATTCTCTCGTCGTCGTCGGGCAACACCATTCGCCGCAACATGGCGATGCTGCCGGCGTACTCGCTCGTGCTCGGCCTGCTCGCGCTGCTCGGCTACATGGCGCTGGCCTCGGGCGTGAAGGACATGCCGGAATTCGCGCCGTACTTCAAGGCCTTCGGTCCGAACTTCGCCGTGCCGGCGCTGTTCCTGCACTTCTTCCCGTCGTGGTTCGTCGGCGTCGCGTTCGCGGCTATCGGCATCGGGGCGCTGGTGCCGGCGGCCATCATGTCGATCGCGGCTGCGAACCTTTACACGCGCAACATCCACAAGGAGTTCGTCAACCGCAACATGACGCACGAGCAGGAGACCAACGTCGCGAAGCTGGTTTCGCTGATCGTGAAGGTGGGCGCAGTGGCGTTCATCCTCGGGCTGCCGCTCACGTACGCGATCCAGCTGCAACTGCTGGGCGGCATCTGGATCATCCAGACGCTGCCGGCCATCGTGCTCGGGCTCTACACGCGTGTGCTGGACTATCGCGGTCTGCTGATCGGCTGGGCGGTGGGCATCGTGACGGGCACGTGGATGGCGGTGTCGTTGAAGCTCGCTAGTTCCATCTTCACGGTGCATCTGTTCGGGATGGCGATTCCCGGTTATGCCGCCGTGTGGTCGCTCATCGTGAACCTCGTGGTGGCCGTGGTGGTGAGCGTGCTGATCCACGTGGCGGGCGTGAAGAAGGCCGAAGACCGCACGCGGCCGGAGGACTATCTGGACGTGGTCGAAAGCTGA